One genomic segment of Primulina tabacum isolate GXHZ01 chromosome 9, ASM2559414v2, whole genome shotgun sequence includes these proteins:
- the LOC142555683 gene encoding scarecrow-like protein 28, whose translation MLAGCSSTLLSPRHRLRSEASAQFQACHFPTMSTQRLDLPCTYVRKEASRSQPIRPVGLSIEAPIEAKTTGCSLRQGIKLPPAATTEDRREKKFEFWEKGKVLKKKKRYAEEISYDEETFISPMKRKRGNGKSDGMPEEEGNLSFRQLGGESFWFQPGFNIPQSIPPSAGLDKPQVTFTVSCSGEEERVCFMPSDISVPPLPPLSNIPWFDSVVITDLGDKNVEARCGPEKEASGSSSTSSDSHDLVLRLSDNPVEREIGNGSSPPNPSESAEAIVAGNNGENSNQERECIELVSLLIACVEQIGSKNIAAINHCLAKLGELASPIGGSPIHRLVAYFTEALALRVARLWPQTFHIATFLREFDYADDNSGGTALRLLNHVSPIPMFIHFTSNEILLRTFEGKDRVHIIDFDIKQGLQWSGLFHSLASRVNPPSHIRITGIGESKQELIETGDRLAGFAAALDLPFEFHPVVDRLEDVRLWMLHVKEKESVAVNCVFQVHKVLYDSTGGTLRGFLDLIRSTKAEVIIMAEQEAAHNELNLDSRVSNSLKYYSAIFDSIDSSLPLDSPMRIKIEEMFGSEIKNIVACEGRDRFERHETFGKWQQLMEHGGFRCMGTSERGLLQSQMLLKMYSNESYRVEKNGQDGAATSLTLSWLDQPLYSVSAWTTAADLVGSSTSFPHPS comes from the coding sequence ATGTTGGCTGGGTGTTCATCTACATTGTTGTCTCCAAGGCATAGATTGAGAAGTGAAGCATCTGCTCAGTTTCAAGCTTGCCATTTTCCTACAATGAGCACCCAAAGATTGGATTTACCTTGTACTTATGTGCGAAAAGAAGCCTCTCGATCCCAACCCATTAGGCCCGTTGGTCTTTCTATTGAGGCACCAATTGAAGCCAAGACTACAGGTTGTTCACTTAGGCAGGGTATCAAGCTTCCTCCTGCCGCAACCACGGAGGACAGGAGGgagaaaaaatttgaattttgggaGAAAGGTAAGGTtctgaaaaagaaaaagaggtaTGCAGAAGAAATATCGTATGACGAGGAGACTTTCATCAGTCCAATGAAGAGAAAACGGGGTAACGGAAAGTCAGATGGTATGCCAGAAGAAGAGGGAAACTTGAGCTTCAGACAATTGGGTGGTGAAAGTTTTTGGTTTCAGCCAGGTTTCAACATTCCACAGTCCATTCCACCGAGTGCAGGCCTCGATAAACCTCAAGTGACATTTACTGTATCATGCTCAGGAGAGGAAGAACGGGTGTGTTTCATGCCTAGTGACATATCAGTGCCACCATTGCCCCCTTTGTCAAATATTCCCTGGTTTGATTCTGTTGTGATCACAGACCTAGGGGACAAGAATGTTGAGGCAAGATGTGGTCCTGAGAAGGAAGCCTCAGGATCATCAAGTACCTCATCTGACAGTCATGATTTAGTTCTCAGGCTGAGTGATAATCCAGTGGAGCGTGAAATTGGCAACGGCTCATCTCCACCTAATCCAAGTGAAAGTGCCGAGGCTATAGTTGCAGGGAATAATGGGGAAAATAGTAACCAGGAGCGTGAATGTATTGAACTTGTGAGCTTACTAATAGCTTGTGTTGAACAAATAGGCTCAAAGAATATTGCTGCGATTAACCATTGTCTTGCCAAACTAGGGGAGCTTGCTTCTCCAATAGGTGGCTCCCCTATACATCGCCTTGTGGCATATTTTACTGAGGCTCTAGCTTTGCGTGTTGCAAGGCTGTGGCCACAAACCTTCCACATTGCAACATTTCTTCGTGAGTTTGATTATGCTGATGATAATAGTGGTGGCACTGCATTGAGGCTTTTGAACCATGTGAGCCCAATTCCAATGTTCATTCATTTCACATCCAATGAGATTCTGTTGAGAACTTTTGAAGGGAAGGACAGAGTTCACATAATAGATTTCGATATAAAGCAAGGATTGCAGTGGTCCGGTTTGTTTCACAGTTTGGCTTCAAGGGTTAATCCACCTAGCCACATCAGAATCACAGGTATTGGTGAGTCAAAACAAGAACTGATCGAAACAGGTGATAGACTTGCTGGATTTGCTGCAGCACTGGATCTGCCTTTTGAATTCCATCCAGTAGTTGATAGGTTGGAAGACGTGCGGTTATGGATGCTTCATGTTAAGGAGAAAGAAAGCGTGGCTGTAAATTGTGTATTCCAGGTCCACAAGGTGCTATATGATAGTACTGGAGGAACGCTGAGAGGCTTCTTGGATTTGATTCGGAGCACAAAAGCTGAAGTGATTATAATGGCAGAACAAGAAGCAGCACATAATGAACTCAACTTGGATTCAAGGGTATCCAATTCATTGAAGTACTATTCTGCAATTTTTGACTCGATTGACTCAAGCCTTCCACTAGACAGTCCAATGAGAATCAAGATAGAGGAAATGTTTGGGTCTGAAATCAAGAATATTGTGGCTTGTGAAGGACGAGACAGATTTGAAAGGCACGAGACCTTTGGTAAGTGGCAACAGTTGATGGAGCATGGCGGTTTCCGGTGCATGGGAACGAGTGAAAGGGGACTACTTCAGAGCCAAATGCTGTTAAAGATGTATTCAAATGAGAGTTATAGAGTCGAGAAGAATGGACAAGATGGGGCTGCCACATCTCTGACTTTGAGTTGGTTGGATCAACCTCTTTACTCAGTCTCAGCATGGACAACAGCAGCAGATTTGGTGGGAAGCTCTACATCATTTCCTCACCCAAGTTGA